The DNA sequence CTGCATCAGGAGCTCGGGCCAGCGCTCGTCGATGACATCGGGAATCGTCCCATCGGGAACGCTCAGGCCCGCGGCTTCCGCCTTGCGTTTGCACAGCGCATGGAAGGTCATCACCTCCACGCCGGAGTCGGGTCCCAACACCGTGGAGAGGTGGTCAGCCAGCGGTCTGTTGAAGCATGTCAGCAAGGTCTGCATCCCGGTCTCAGCGCACCGCCGCGCCTTCTCCATCGCGAGAAGCGTCTTGCCCGTCCCGGCACCTCCCGACACCGCCGCCCTGGGAATCTCCTCCAAGCAGGTGAGGATGCGGTACTGCCCCGGCGTGAGGGCCTGGAGGGCCGCATCGTCCTCGGCCACCAAGTGTCCTACGGGAGTCCGCAGGGCGAACGGCTTGACGAGCAGTTCCTCGAGGGCAGCAAGGCCATCCCTGCCCAGCGGCTCTTCCCCGTCCACTGCCGAGGGCGTGCCAAGCCGAGTTTTCAGCCAGGGCTCCAGCCCCTTTTCGAACTCATCGAGGAAGCAGAAAAGCGACAGGGGCATGTCGGGCCCCAGCTCGGAGCCCGGGCGGAGAGAGTCCGGCAGGATGACGGCGTGCCTGGCCCGGATCCGGCGCGATTTCCATGCACGGCTGTTCTTCACCTTTTCGAGCAGCTGGTGCTTCGACGTCCGGGCCTGGGCGACAGGGTTCTTGATTTTGTGGCGCAGGCCCCAGCGGTCCCGGCTCATCCACTGGGTCGTTGCTGGGTCGAAGCTCACCGCCCCGCCTTTGATCTCGATGGCCAGGATTCCGGAGTCCGCCCGCGCAATGACGAAGTCACATTCCCCGTCGATCTCCTCGCCGCTCGGCTTCAAGCCCAGCCAGGGGCGCGAGTAGAAGACAACCCAGGATCTGTCCAACTCGGACGCCAGACGCTCATAGACCTTGCGTTCCGCCGCTCGCAGCTCGTTGCGCTTCACCTCATCGGGCAGGGCCCGGGGCCACATCACTGCCATGGTCAGGGCTCCTGGGGCTTGAGCAGAGGAGCGAAGTAGCCGAACTCCGGGTGCTGCGGGGCGCCCACGAGCATGGTGCGGTCAAGGAAGCGGTTGAACTCCTCGCACGCTGTCTCGGGGGCCAGGACGCAAGCATGGCATGCCGCCAGGGAGAGACCGTCGGACCCGCCCATGACCCCCTCGATGCACAGGGGATCCGACGAGCACCACTCCATGGCCTGGATCGCCGCAGGAATGGTCTTGACGATCCGCTCGGCTTCTCCCTGCCGCTGGAGTCCGCCGAGTGTCCCGTCGGCATCGGACGTGGCGGTGTACACCAGCAGCCCCGCCATGGCCCCCTCGCCGTCGCGAACGTAGAGCCGCTCCCGGAGCGACGCGCTCGAGTATCCGCAGTCCAGCGTAAGCTGCCGCATCAGGGCGTGAGCGAAGGTGTGCACCAGCAGGAACCGGGCGGTGATGGTCCGCTGCACGGGGTCCTGTTCGCCGTATCGGGCGGCCCATTCCTTCTTCCACGCCTCATTCACCCGCTCGGCCCGCTGCCTAACCGCGTCCGTCTCCCACGTGGAGAGGCGATCGGCCGAGAGCTCGAGGAATACGCCTTCCCCCCGCACGTCGATGGCAGGGAGCCAGTCCGGCTTCTTCGCTTGCCAGATGGCGGCGATCCCCTTGCTACCATCGCCCGGCGGGTTGATGCGGGTGAACCCGTAGATTGCCCTGACCTCACGAAGTCGCGCGACGCGGACGATGCGGGAGAAGTACGCCTTGAGGGCCGGAGGGACCGGCACGGATCGGGTCTCGAACTCCTTGTCGGAGTGGTCGGAGTATCCGCTCGACAGGGTGAACTGCCGGTACTCGCCAGCCCGGAGATCGAGGACATCCGGCGCCTGGATCGCTTGGACACGGCGTTCGATCTCCTCGGCCAGCTCCGTTGGCGACAGCTTCAGCTCCTCAAGGACCTGCCTCAGGCTTCCGCGCGCGAGGATTCGCACCATCGCTGGCCGGTCCTCGGAGGGGGTGTCCACCAGATCCTGCCAGTAGATTCCCAGGGCTTCTTGGATGCTATCCGACCAGTCCGGGATGCTCAGCGCCGACTCGATAGCGGGAAAGTACAGGTTGGAGGCACCGCGCTGCATGGCCTGCATGTTGGGCTCGCCGCAGCCCTCATCGGTCCCCGCGAGCCAGGGCCGCCTCCCCTTGCATTTGTGATTGCGCCAAGTCTCCTTGCTGAAAATGCCGTCCAGGGATTGGTTCTCCTTGCACTCAGGGCACCTGACGATCAGGCCCGCGAGGCCGGGCCGCTCCGCCTTGAGCATCAAGAACCCCGACTTGTTCTCGCAATTGGGCTTGTGGTTGACCCACCAGTGCCAGGGGAAGTCTTCGAGGTGGCCGCGCTTGCAGGCCATCACGAAGCGCACCGGGAACGCGAAGACCTTGTTGCCGCCCGGGGCATTCCGGGTGCACTGCACACAGATGCGCCAAGCCTTGCCGGGAGCATCGCCCCACTTCCGGCTGGGCGCGATCCGGTTGCAGGACGGGCAGAGGAGCCAGTCCGGAAAACGGACTGCGACTAGCCGCCTCGGGTCAGGATCGGGGTTGCCCTGGTCGTCGCGCCTGTTCTCGTCGATGACCGGAGGAAGGCGGAAGCCCCGCACGCCGAGCTTCCGCTCCAATCGGGGCTCATGGACGCGCTGGGGATTGGCCAGCCCTGCCGGCTTGAAGCTGTTGTCCCACTCATCGATGCCGGAGACCACTCCCGAGATTGCGGCTCCATCCGCGCGGAAATCCACCACCGCACCAGGGCCGAAGGTCGAGACGACCGTGCTGCGGCGCAGCTTCCCGATGTCATTGGCCATTGCCAGTCTCTCCCTTTCCTCCCGCCGCCGCCATCAGGTCCCGGAGCCGTTCGGCCAGCCTGAAGTGCGCGGAGGGCTCGACATTCCGCATGTTGTTCAATGTGGCCCAGGCCTCACCCGGCGAACGGCCCAGAGCCCGCATCGTGGCGGCCCGCTCGGCGCTCTGCAGCAACGACTGCCGGGGCCGCCGGTCGTTCCAGTACTGCTGCGGGGCCCTTGTGCGCCACAGCTCCAGTCGGTCCTTCAGTTCGGCCTCGACGTTCTTCTCGGACTCGTCCACGTCCTTGGCTCGCCCCACCAGTTCGGCGATAACCGCGTCGAGTTTGGCGGAGTCGGCCACAGTGAGGTCCGGCCGATCAAGCATGTCCGGCACTAAGTGCCGGACCAGCGCTACCAGCACAGCATGGAGGGCCCGGTCTCGCGCCCGCGAGGCGAACGGGGTGACGCTGGTCGCCTCTACGTCCCGGTACAGGGTGGCATGCCAAGTGGAGAAGGTCTCGTAGTGCGAGCGATCCCGCGCCTTCGCGTTATTCAGCACCGTCACGACCAAGCCCGGGTGCTGACGACCCACGCGGCTAGTTGCCTGGATGTATTCGGCGATGCCTTTGGGCTGGCCGTTCACCATCATCAGGCCGAGCCGTGGCACGTCGACACCGACACTGAGCATGTTGCTGGCGAGCACTGCATCCAGGGCGCCATCCTGCCCCGCCTTCGTCGCCAGCGTGTCGAGCATGGCCCGGACCTCGTTTTGCGAGAGCCGGGAGGTCAGCTCCTCGACGGCCTTCACCGGCCGGGCCGACTCGCCCCGGCGGTTTGCATACATCCCAACGGTGTCGGCGACATCGTCCTGCATGAGAACGAGGGCCCCGCCGAGCTCGCGCAGCGAGTTGAAGTAGGCCACCAGCGTCCAGTAGGGGTCCGCCGCCACGGGCGACGGGAACGCCGCGTGGGCGGATTGGAGCAGGGTGGCCGCCGTTGCCTGAAGGGTGAACTTCGCCGACCGGCCCGCCGTGGTCACCGCCACATACAAGCGGCCGGGCGCATCGGGGTCCTCCTCGGCGAACCCGGAGTCCGATGCGCTGAGCCCGGGGGATGGGAACTGGCAGGTCTTCCGGTTGAACAGGGCCCCGACTTGGTCCGACGCGCGGCGGATGGTGGCCGTCGACCCGACGATCTTCGGCCGCTGGCCATTCCGGGTGAAAAGCTTGTCCACGGCCGCCTCGTACAGGCCCGTCACGGTGCCGAGAGGGCCGGAGATGAGGTGCAGCTCGTCCTGGATGACGAGGTCGGGGGACAGGCCCGTCCCCACGGCGAACAGGTCGTTCACCTCCTTGCGGCGGACGATCTGGGCAAACTTGTCCACCGTGCCAATGAGGAGGGTGGGGCGCTTGTTGTACACGTCCTCATCCACCGTCCAGATGGGGAGCGGCAGCTCGGGATCGTACAGGGCGCAGGTCGACGTGGGGCAGGCGACGTGGATGGAGCGATCCTGCTCCTTCGCCTCCCAACGGAGGTTCGTTCCGCATGCGGGGCAGGCGAGCAGTTGCCTGGGGGAGGCGACGTCCGCACTGCCCGAGAGCGCCGCCTGCGCGTCCTCGAACCTGTTCGGCGTGGCGTCTCGTCCCACCCAGAGGCCGATGGAGAACGGCGTGGAGCCCAGCTCGACCCCGGAAGGGACGCCGGGGATCTTCCGCCTACGTAAGGCCTCGCAGGCGAGGATCATCGCGGAGGCGCGGGAGAACTGCTGGGTCGTCAGCAGGCGCAGGGTATAGCGCATGAGGGCCGCAACACCGGTTCCCGCCTCCGGCCCGCCAGGAGTGGTGAACCTGCGGTGGAACGCGAGGAAGGCGATCAGCGCGAGGTAGGCCTCGGTCTTGCCACCGCCGGTGGGGAACCAGAGGAGGTCCATGGTGCCCCGGTCGGGGTGGCTCCGGTCCGACAGCGAGGCGGCCGCGAGCAGGAAAAAGCCGAGCTGGAACGGGCGCCAAGTCAGGGGGCCGTTCTTCGCCTTCTCGCGATCCCAACTGTGCTGCAGGAGCATTGCTTGGTTGGCCAGCCGGAAGGCGATTGCGGCCTTCGGGCTGCCGGAGATCGCCTTGACACCTTCCTCCATGCGGTCGGCGATTTTGCGGCACTCCTTAAGGTTGGCTTCACCCGCATCCCGAAACTCCTTTGATAGGTCAGCGCAATCCTTTGCCCTGAGCGAGATCCATTCGCGGTATGCATTGACGAGCTGCATGAGGGCGGGGCCAATCGCGGTGTCGGACGCTGATGCGAGCCACTCGGCGGACAGCGGACGGGACGCTCCATCGGACAGAGCGGAGAAGACCTCGTGGCCTCGTGGGTTGACGGTGGGTACGATGGCCCGTGGCACCCACGTGGTGGAGATGGACGAGGCGTGGTCGGTGTCGCGCTCCGCCACCCAGGAGGCGGAGCAGGTATGCCCCACCGCGAACTCCCGGGCGTGACGGTAGAGCAGTGCCGCGGACTCGTCCTCCTTGTCCACGATGGCCTTCCTGGAGGGCCGAGCGATCAGTCGCGTCCCGGGGCCCGGCTTCACCTCGATGGAGACCTGGAACAGGGTGGCACGCTCGATGCCGTTCCGGCCGTCATTCTCGTCAGGTCTGGCGGCGTTGATCGCGGTAATGGTCACCAAGCGGCCGTTCTTCCACTCAGTCGTCCGGATGTGCAGCTCAAGCTTTTCCGGGAGTCCGTGTACCGTCAGCGCCTTGGCAGGGGCGGCCAGTTCCACCTTTCCGGAGGACTGGTCGCAGCGGATCGGATCGATCTCCATGATGTGCTGCCTGCGCACCCAATCTAGTGGTGGTTTCCGGTTCCCGGCCCCTTCGCGCTTGGAGGACTCCCTGGAGGAGTAGGCCGCACACTGCACCGTCACCTTGACGGTAGGGGCCGCGTTGTCCGAAGCGACCGCGAACGAGATGCCCGCCGAGCATGGCCGACTGAGCCCGGCCAGCGAGATCTCCTCCTCCTCACCGGCGGGTCCTCCATTGTCGTCATCGCCCGCTCCGGCGCCCAGGCGGTCATCCTCTTCTTCTCCCATCCGGGTCTCGCGAGGCCAGAGGATGCCTGTCAGGTAAACGTCCGAAGGGCGGGACGCGAGCGTCTCGTCGTCACCGCCGGGTGGACCCACCAGATCGCGCTCGAGGCGCTCGAGGATGATCTTCCTGTCCATGGCCGTGGCTCTCTCTGCCCCAGTAGTAGGGGAAGGGCAGCTTCATGTAACCCAGAATGACGGGGACCAGCACGATTCCGCTCGTTGACCACGGAGCATGCATTCGCTCCGCATCCGGGGAGTTGGGGGGGAACACTGCAGTCCGTACACCTACCACGTGCAAGTGCCAGATCTCGCTGGGCGGTCGCCGACGCCCTCTGCTCTTGCTGCAGATCACCTGGGCGACGTTGAACAGCTCTGCGTTGACGTGACCCGTCAACGCCCCCAGAAATTCGCCCCCCTCCTCTGTCCGGAGCATGTACGTGAAGTCGGCTTCCCGGTCGCAGAAGGCCCTGGCCTTTAACGGGAACGTCGTCAGATGCAGCAGCCGCTCCTGGACGGCTCGGACCTCGTCGGCGGTGTCGTAGAGGGAGATGCTGGCCGCGCTCTGAGCGGACACATCCCCATCGCAGCCGATCTCAACCTGGGCCGTCGCCGTGCCCTCCTTATGGGAGTAGATGCGGCTCGACTCCAGCTTCGTCGAGTAGTGCCGGATGCTCTGGCCCACCATGAGTCTGGTCCTGGCCCGCGTGGCGCCGACGAAGACGACCCGGGCCTCGGCGTCGCAGTCCGTGTCTTTTCCCGCGCTGCCCCGCGGAATCATCAGATGGACTGTGCCCGACTCCCGGCCCTTGGAGGCGTGGATGGTGCCTACGATTGGCCCCTGGGTGCCCAGCTCGGACGAGCAGAAATCCGCCGGGGGCTGGGACCGAGCGAGGACCACTCTCAGGCGTTGCATCTCGACGACGTTCTCCCGCTTGCCCGCGTGCCGGTAGAGGAACTCCCAGGCCTCGTCCGCCGTCAGGGTTTCGCAGGGGGTCCCCACCACCCGCTGCTTCCAAAGGGCGAGGAAGCCTGTCCGCGTCAGCGTGGAACCCTCGTGCTCGCCGAGGCATGCGCCGACCCAGGGCGGGATGCATATGGGCATCCCGGACATGCGGATACGATGCCGTACACCCTGCGCGTTGAGGAACGAGGAGGCCATCAGCACCTCCGCCCGTCTGCGGTACAGCACGAGCACGTCCTCCGCCTTTTCCAGACCTTGCTCCTCGATCCTGGGCACCTCGCCATGTGCGAGCGCCTCGACCTCTTTCCGGATGTCCTCGAGCTTGCTGGCGGGGTTCGGTGCAGGCGTGAGTACCTTCGCCCGCGTGGCGGTGAATAGCGAGAGCAGGTTGGGGGAGTCCGTGCGGAAGACCTGCTGGAGCGACCTATCCTCGAACCCGAACCCACCCTTGCGGAGCTGCTCGGTGATCGGGGGTTGCCGGTCCCTGCCCGACTCCCCCTCGTCTTCGTCGGCGAAGCCGTAGATGGCTTGGGCCTCGTCCGCGAACACGGTGACGCCGCAGCTCTTCGACAGGCGGGAGACGAGTTCGGTGAGCAGGGTCGCCCGGATGCCAACGACGTCCTGAGTCTCGTCCACGATCAGGTGCTCGACCGATTCCAGGTACTCGACGACTTGGTCGTTCTCCCGGAAGAGCTTCAGCACGTCCTCGATGTTCTTCTCGTACGAGCCGGCGATCTTCGCCATCTCGTCGAAGCCGCTGTGGATGGCCCACGCGTGGGAGTCCATCGTGGCCATCCGCACCGCGTAGGCGGCCTCCTGGTCTCCCAGCGCTTTGGCGATGCGGTCGCGGATTTCCCGGACCGCCGTGCGCGTGAAGCTGATGAGCCAGATGCGCGTCGGCTGGATGTCGTACTGCGTGATCAGCCTGGCAACTCGGGCGCAGGCCACGGCTGTCTTGCCAGTGCCGGGGCCCGCGTCCACTAGAAGCCGCGCCTCCGGCCGAGTCTCGATGACGGCCTTCTGGAGCGGATCCCAGCCGCTCCTGGGCGGGGGATGCTTCGCGACGACCTTGCTCACCTGGGGCGGCGCTGGCGCTTGGGGTGGTGGTCCATCGAGATGAATCGCATTGCCACCGACCAGATCGTGCAACTGCCGCTTGTACTTCACGGCCGGCTTACCGTTCAACTGTCGAAGGGGCCGCGTGATTGTATCGATGATGAACCCCCGTCGGTAGACGGTGACCTTAACTTCCGTTTCTGCCATTGCTCCACCAATGCTGGGTAGACATGAGGTGCCGATTCTATCCTGTGCATACAGGCCACCCCGGTTCACTGCTTCTGCCAAGCGCGATCGGAGTCTATGCCAGCCGCGCTTTCGGAATGAACGAACCAATATCCGGGGAGATGGAGGCCTCCGAACACGAGGGGCCTCTTGGGCCGGGCCTACGCAGGGGGTCGATTACCTCGCTCTCCAGCTACGGCCATTGCCGACGCCGATGACGGAGCCCGCCTTCAGACTCATGGACGGCGTCCGGCATCTGGGGATGATCCATATTGATTTCCAGTTTCATGCCGACTCTTCGTCCCCATGGCTCTGGCGAGCCTGGAGAACTTGACGCAGTCGGACGCGGGTTACGGAGCGCCCCAGTGCTCCAACCGAAACTGTTCCAAGGCTGCCTCCCTGCCCCGAACTGCATTGGAGATTCGGATGTGTGGCAATACCCCCCCCGTTCGCACATCCGGTACCCCGGGGCCCGGCAGACCCCCAGTCGCTCCGAGACCTCCCGGACGGTCAGCAGCCGGCCAGAACTCGAGGCTACTGGTGCCACCGGGGCGGGGCCCGCAGCAAGCTAGCAGCAAGATCTTTGGGGTCCTGGGGTACTAGATGGGGCGGCTGGACAACCTCGGGCGAGGAAGTCCGAGTGTTTACAGGGGGGGGTGAATGGATGGTACCCGCTGGGCGGCTCCCAGGGTTCCTTGGGGTGCACGTGGTCGCAGGTTCAAATCCTGTCGCCCCGACCAAATAGAGGCCCTGGAGTTCCCGGTGCACGCCGGTGACTCCAGGGCCTTTGTTTTTTCCGCGCCTCGAAACCCGCCGAATCCAACAGAGTGCGGCGGTCGTGGGGAACTCATGTAGAGTTGTTCACCGATTCCGGCGCGGGCCCTGTTTTCGAGGATTGCCGGGCCTGTCACCCATGAAATTCCTCGCCCTCTTGTTCCGGACGTCTCCCGCGTCCCTCATCCTGGTGACGCTCTGCGGGCTTCTCTCGGGCGCTAGCAACGCGGGCCTCATCGCGTTGATCAACCACGCGCTGGCGGCCCAGCTGGCGGTGAGCCGTGACCTGGCCCTGGGCTTCGTCGCGCTCTGCGTGCTGACGCTGCTGCTGCGCTACGGGACGCAGGCCCTGGTCAACAGGCTCAACGGGGACGCGCTCTTCGACATGCGCATGCGCCTGTCCCGTCAGGTCGTCGCCACGCCGCTGCGGCGCCTGGAGGAGCACGGGATCCCCAACGTGATGACGGTGCTCACCGAGGACCTCTTCGTCATCAGCACCGCGTTGGGCGTGCTGCCGCGCTTCCTCACCAACACCGCCATCGCGCTGGGCTGCTTCGTCTACCTGGCGTGGCTGTCGTGGCAGCTGCTCGTCGGCCTCCTGGCCCTCGTCGCGCTGAGCGTGGTGGGCTACCGGCTCCTGTCCCGCAGCGCCATCGCGGACCTCCAGCGCACGCGAGAGCACCAGGGGGCGCTCTACAAGCAGCTCCGCGGCATCACGGAGGGCATCAAGGAACTCAAGCTGCACCAGGACCGGCGCGCGGCGTTCCTCACCGAAGAGGTCGAGTCCACGTCCTGGCTCGTGCGCACCCTGCAGATCCGGATCGGCAACGTCTTCGCCGCGACCGGTAGCATGGGGATGCTCCTGTCCTTCGTCTTCCTCGGCGCGCTCATCTTCGTGCTGCCCGGCCTGGGCTGGGTGCAGTCCTCGGCGCTGGTGGGGTACTGCATCGCGTCGCTCTACCTCCAGCAGCCCCTCCAGTCCGTCATGGAGACGCTGCCCATCCTGAGCCGGGGCGAGGTCTCGTGGACGAAGGTCCAACAGCTGGGCCTCACGCTCGACTCCTTCGCGACGGGTGGGCGGGAGGCTCCGGCAACCCACGCGCTGGTCCGCCAGTCCTTCCAGTCGGTCGAGTTCGTGGGCGTCACCCACACCTATTACCGCGAGGAGTCGGACGGGCACTTCATCGTGGGCCCCATTCATCTGCGACTGCACCCCGGAGAGCTGATCTTCCTCGTGGGTGGCAATGGCAGCGGGAAGACCACCCTGGCCAAGCTGCTCACAGGGCTTTATCAGCCGGAGGCCGGACAGATCCTCGTGGATGGTGAGCCTGTGACGGAGCCGTCGCAGGAGTCCTACCGGCAGCTGTTCTCCGCCGTATTCTCGGACTTCTACCTGTTCGAGCGCTTGCTCGGACTCGTCGGAGAAGGGCTCGCCCCGCGGGTCGAGAGCTATCTGTCATTGCTCCAGTTGTCGCGGAAGGTCCGTGTCGAGGCCGGCGTCCTCTCCACCACGGAGCTGTCGCAGGGCCAGCGCAAGCGGCTCGCGCTGCTCACCGCCTACCTGGAAGACCGTCCCATCTATCTCTTCGACGAGTGGGCGGCGGACCAGGACCCCGCGTTCAAGGCGGTGTTCTACACGGAGCTCCTTCCGGAGCTGAAGCGCAAGGGCAAGACGGTGGTGGTCGTCTCTCACGACGACCGGTACTTCCACGTCGCTGATCGCATCCTCAGGCTCGACGCCGGGAAGCTGGTCCCTCCCTCCGAGCCGGCCGTGACGGATCGCGCCTCCTGACGGGCGGTCCACTCAAGACGCGAGCGGCTCCGGGACGCTGGGCCGGACCGGGTGCGGGGGTTGGAGCAACTGCTCCAGCGTCTTCGCGCCACGGCTGGAGGCATCGGCCTCCACGAAGGTGTGTTGCATGGCACGGGTTCGGGTCTGGAAGG is a window from the Corallococcus silvisoli genome containing:
- a CDS encoding AAA family ATPase, encoding MAVMWPRALPDEVKRNELRAAERKVYERLASELDRSWVVFYSRPWLGLKPSGEEIDGECDFVIARADSGILAIEIKGGAVSFDPATTQWMSRDRWGLRHKIKNPVAQARTSKHQLLEKVKNSRAWKSRRIRARHAVILPDSLRPGSELGPDMPLSLFCFLDEFEKGLEPWLKTRLGTPSAVDGEEPLGRDGLAALEELLVKPFALRTPVGHLVAEDDAALQALTPGQYRILTCLEEIPRAAVSGGAGTGKTLLAMEKARRCAETGMQTLLTCFNRPLADHLSTVLGPDSGVEVMTFHALCKRKAEAAGLSVPDGTIPDVIDERWPELLMQAAERRHELRYDAIVVDEGQDFRPHWWPAVDSLLTRSGRAQLYVFLDGNQRVYKETAGLPKDVGLIPIRLAENLRNTKRIHETAWRHYAGHATEAIGPEGVAVDWREVPLGGMRQALDACIARYVGQENIPAEDIAVLFAREQELRELVPGNRLGGCATVTCGPLRRGALTVDTVRRFKGLERPVVIVMADPNLLRDKELAYVALSRARSYLIVIGPKDCLARIREPE
- the drmB gene encoding DrmB family protein; the protein is MANDIGKLRRSTVVSTFGPGAVVDFRADGAAISGVVSGIDEWDNSFKPAGLANPQRVHEPRLERKLGVRGFRLPPVIDENRRDDQGNPDPDPRRLVAVRFPDWLLCPSCNRIAPSRKWGDAPGKAWRICVQCTRNAPGGNKVFAFPVRFVMACKRGHLEDFPWHWWVNHKPNCENKSGFLMLKAERPGLAGLIVRCPECKENQSLDGIFSKETWRNHKCKGRRPWLAGTDEGCGEPNMQAMQRGASNLYFPAIESALSIPDWSDSIQEALGIYWQDLVDTPSEDRPAMVRILARGSLRQVLEELKLSPTELAEEIERRVQAIQAPDVLDLRAGEYRQFTLSSGYSDHSDKEFETRSVPVPPALKAYFSRIVRVARLREVRAIYGFTRINPPGDGSKGIAAIWQAKKPDWLPAIDVRGEGVFLELSADRLSTWETDAVRQRAERVNEAWKKEWAARYGEQDPVQRTITARFLLVHTFAHALMRQLTLDCGYSSASLRERLYVRDGEGAMAGLLVYTATSDADGTLGGLQRQGEAERIVKTIPAAIQAMEWCSSDPLCIEGVMGGSDGLSLAACHACVLAPETACEEFNRFLDRTMLVGAPQHPEFGYFAPLLKPQEP
- a CDS encoding helicase-related protein: MDRKIILERLERDLVGPPGGDDETLASRPSDVYLTGILWPRETRMGEEEDDRLGAGAGDDDNGGPAGEEEEISLAGLSRPCSAGISFAVASDNAAPTVKVTVQCAAYSSRESSKREGAGNRKPPLDWVRRQHIMEIDPIRCDQSSGKVELAAPAKALTVHGLPEKLELHIRTTEWKNGRLVTITAINAARPDENDGRNGIERATLFQVSIEVKPGPGTRLIARPSRKAIVDKEDESAALLYRHAREFAVGHTCSASWVAERDTDHASSISTTWVPRAIVPTVNPRGHEVFSALSDGASRPLSAEWLASASDTAIGPALMQLVNAYREWISLRAKDCADLSKEFRDAGEANLKECRKIADRMEEGVKAISGSPKAAIAFRLANQAMLLQHSWDREKAKNGPLTWRPFQLGFFLLAAASLSDRSHPDRGTMDLLWFPTGGGKTEAYLALIAFLAFHRRFTTPGGPEAGTGVAALMRYTLRLLTTQQFSRASAMILACEALRRRKIPGVPSGVELGSTPFSIGLWVGRDATPNRFEDAQAALSGSADVASPRQLLACPACGTNLRWEAKEQDRSIHVACPTSTCALYDPELPLPIWTVDEDVYNKRPTLLIGTVDKFAQIVRRKEVNDLFAVGTGLSPDLVIQDELHLISGPLGTVTGLYEAAVDKLFTRNGQRPKIVGSTATIRRASDQVGALFNRKTCQFPSPGLSASDSGFAEEDPDAPGRLYVAVTTAGRSAKFTLQATAATLLQSAHAAFPSPVAADPYWTLVAYFNSLRELGGALVLMQDDVADTVGMYANRRGESARPVKAVEELTSRLSQNEVRAMLDTLATKAGQDGALDAVLASNMLSVGVDVPRLGLMMVNGQPKGIAEYIQATSRVGRQHPGLVVTVLNNAKARDRSHYETFSTWHATLYRDVEATSVTPFASRARDRALHAVLVALVRHLVPDMLDRPDLTVADSAKLDAVIAELVGRAKDVDESEKNVEAELKDRLELWRTRAPQQYWNDRRPRQSLLQSAERAATMRALGRSPGEAWATLNNMRNVEPSAHFRLAERLRDLMAAAGGKGETGNGQ
- a CDS encoding UvrD-helicase domain-containing protein, coding for MAETEVKVTVYRRGFIIDTITRPLRQLNGKPAVKYKRQLHDLVGGNAIHLDGPPPQAPAPPQVSKVVAKHPPPRSGWDPLQKAVIETRPEARLLVDAGPGTGKTAVACARVARLITQYDIQPTRIWLISFTRTAVREIRDRIAKALGDQEAAYAVRMATMDSHAWAIHSGFDEMAKIAGSYEKNIEDVLKLFRENDQVVEYLESVEHLIVDETQDVVGIRATLLTELVSRLSKSCGVTVFADEAQAIYGFADEDEGESGRDRQPPITEQLRKGGFGFEDRSLQQVFRTDSPNLLSLFTATRAKVLTPAPNPASKLEDIRKEVEALAHGEVPRIEEQGLEKAEDVLVLYRRRAEVLMASSFLNAQGVRHRIRMSGMPICIPPWVGACLGEHEGSTLTRTGFLALWKQRVVGTPCETLTADEAWEFLYRHAGKRENVVEMQRLRVVLARSQPPADFCSSELGTQGPIVGTIHASKGRESGTVHLMIPRGSAGKDTDCDAEARVVFVGATRARTRLMVGQSIRHYSTKLESSRIYSHKEGTATAQVEIGCDGDVSAQSAASISLYDTADEVRAVQERLLHLTTFPLKARAFCDREADFTYMLRTEEGGEFLGALTGHVNAELFNVAQVICSKSRGRRRPPSEIWHLHVVGVRTAVFPPNSPDAERMHAPWSTSGIVLVPVILGYMKLPFPYYWGRESHGHGQEDHPRAPRARSGGSTRR
- a CDS encoding cyclic peptide export ABC transporter; the protein is MKFLALLFRTSPASLILVTLCGLLSGASNAGLIALINHALAAQLAVSRDLALGFVALCVLTLLLRYGTQALVNRLNGDALFDMRMRLSRQVVATPLRRLEEHGIPNVMTVLTEDLFVISTALGVLPRFLTNTAIALGCFVYLAWLSWQLLVGLLALVALSVVGYRLLSRSAIADLQRTREHQGALYKQLRGITEGIKELKLHQDRRAAFLTEEVESTSWLVRTLQIRIGNVFAATGSMGMLLSFVFLGALIFVLPGLGWVQSSALVGYCIASLYLQQPLQSVMETLPILSRGEVSWTKVQQLGLTLDSFATGGREAPATHALVRQSFQSVEFVGVTHTYYREESDGHFIVGPIHLRLHPGELIFLVGGNGSGKTTLAKLLTGLYQPEAGQILVDGEPVTEPSQESYRQLFSAVFSDFYLFERLLGLVGEGLAPRVESYLSLLQLSRKVRVEAGVLSTTELSQGQRKRLALLTAYLEDRPIYLFDEWAADQDPAFKAVFYTELLPELKRKGKTVVVVSHDDRYFHVADRILRLDAGKLVPPSEPAVTDRAS